GAAAGGCGGCTGCGCCGCGAAGCTTCCTGCAGGTCAGCTGAAGCAGGTACTCAAGGCCTTGACCCTGCCCAAACCCCGGGAACTTATGATCGGTACCGAAACCATGGATGATGCCTGTCTTTGGGATTTGGGGGATGAGCGCGGGCTGGTGCAGACCCTCGATTTTTTCACGCCTATCGTGGATGATGCGCGTAGCTTTGGAGCCATCGCCGCAGCGAATGCGATCAGTGATGTGTACGCGATGGGGGGTGAACCGAAGATTGCCCTGACCATTCTCGCCTTTCCCACTGCAAAGCTGCCGTTTGAAATTCTGCAGCCCTTAATGGAAGGCGCGATGGAAGTCATCACCGCAGCCGGCGCGTGCCTTGCTGGTGGGCATACGATCGATGATGATTCCCTGAAGCTCGGTTTTTCCGTCACAGGTTTTGTGAACAAACATCAGGCCTGGAGCAATGCGGGCGCGCGTCCTGGTGATGCCTTGATATTAACGAAGGGCCTGGGTACCGGGACCATTACCAGCGCATTGAAATCCAAAAAAGCCGAGGCCGCCTGGGTCGAGGGCGCGATTCGCAGCATGTGTACACTCAATAAAACCCGTGATCTTCTGGGTGGGGCCACGATTCACGCAGCTACGGATATCACAGGCTTTGGTTTGGCCGGTCATGCGCTTCAGATGTGTCGGGCCAGTCGCGTGCGGGCCCACATTCAGATGAAAAATCTGCCGGTGCTCGACGGCGCCATGGAATGCCTGGAGCTGGGCGTTCTGAATAAGGCGCATCACTCCAATGCTTCATACGTGGCCGAAGCTGTCCATTATGAAGGCGTGAGTCCAGCCCAACGCTGGCTTACGGTCGACCCTCAAACGTCCGGCGGGCTTTTGCTTGCGGTGCCGCCTCACGAGGCCGATGCTTTGGTCGCACGTTTGCGGGAACGATTCCCCCTGGCGGCGCGTATCGGAACCATGACCCAGGGCGAGCCGGCCTTGGTTTTTGAAGCCTGATCCCAATCAAAAGGTCGCAGCCCGCTTCCACAATGACTGGTTTCATGAGCAATTCGACGCTTTAAGGAGCCAGAAACTTTAAAATAAAGGCCGAAGTGGGCTGCTTCTCCGTTGACAACATCCGGCAAAGCCTCTAAAAATGGTGGCCTTGGCTTGTGGCGAGGTAGCTCAGATGGTTAGAGCGCGCGATTCATAATCGCGAGGTCGGCGGTTCAATCCCGCCTCTCGCTACCACTTTCCTCCTGGACTTTCGTCCGTCGATTCTTATCCCGCAATAGTTTTGATTTCTTCCGTCTGTCCATGATTCCAGGGAATCTGAACGCGCAGAAGTGAGCCTTGTCCGCTTTCATTGGGCAGCAGCTCAATGCGGCCCCGATATTGACGACAGAGTTCGCGCATGGCAGCCAGACCCACACCGCGGCCGCTTCGTTCGGAAACCTCTGCGGCTGTGGATATGCCGTCCTCAAAAAGAAAATCCGTCCAATGCTGATCCGGTCCTGGCTGAAATCCTGCCTTTTGCGCCAGTCCCTTCACGCGCTCCATATCAATCCCATAACCGTTGTCACGCAGCTCCAGGTGAAGAGTCGCGTCAGCTTCATGCGCATGAAGCTGAATACGCACAGCGTCAGCGATCGCAAGACCCCTGCTTCTGGGTAAAATAAATCCGTGATCAACGCAATTGGCAAGAGCGTGAATCAGGAGTGAATTGATCAAACGCTCCAGCTCCTGATCCCAGCGGCAAAAATCGTCCTGGACCGAAACTGTTGTCAAGCGAAGAGAGGCCAATTCCAGGGTATTCTGAACAGAGCCCAGATGCCGGGACACGATTTCAAGCAGGCTCACATGGTCGGAGCGGCTTCGGGTCTTATCAAAGAA
This portion of the Oligoflexus sp. genome encodes:
- a CDS encoding Hpt domain-containing protein translates to QKVDVRCQEVLRLNPRTADVFLRDLESMLPEIKEGLKHQKDMIHTQRLIHTIKGVARSLGLKDLSMAAHKLEDAIRIKKEGLEPDDEDVLSFFFSTADAYMKFVRHFFDKTRSRSDHVSLLEIVSRHLGSVQNTLELASLRLTTVSVQDDFCRWDQELERLINSLLIHALANCVDHGFILPRSRGLAIADAVRIQLHAHEADATLHLELRDNGYGIDMERVKGLAQKAGFQPGPDQHWTDFLFEDGISTAAEVSERSGRGVGLAAMRELCRQYRGRIELLPNESGQGSLLRVQIPWNHGQTEEIKTIAG
- the selD gene encoding selenide, water dikinase SelD; protein product: MDLESIRLTETVVKGGCAAKLPAGQLKQVLKALTLPKPRELMIGTETMDDACLWDLGDERGLVQTLDFFTPIVDDARSFGAIAAANAISDVYAMGGEPKIALTILAFPTAKLPFEILQPLMEGAMEVITAAGACLAGGHTIDDDSLKLGFSVTGFVNKHQAWSNAGARPGDALILTKGLGTGTITSALKSKKAEAAWVEGAIRSMCTLNKTRDLLGGATIHAATDITGFGLAGHALQMCRASRVRAHIQMKNLPVLDGAMECLELGVLNKAHHSNASYVAEAVHYEGVSPAQRWLTVDPQTSGGLLLAVPPHEADALVARLRERFPLAARIGTMTQGEPALVFEA